The following coding sequences are from one Chanos chanos chromosome 12, fChaCha1.1, whole genome shotgun sequence window:
- the LOC115825642 gene encoding MHC class I polypeptide-related sequence B-like yields MAIFTRFICLFCPIFALCILQVQSEIHSLYYIYTALSKPVSVPGIHEFTAMGLLDDREIDYYNSQDKVKIPRQEWMRESLTADYWEKGTQSRKSKEQWFKVNVNILMDRMNHNQSDLHVLQWRHGCEAERHSDGSVRFVRGVDQYGYDGNDFLSFDLDTMQWVAPVPQAVPTKRKWDDVPILNMYTKGYLEKECVYWLSKFLTYGKEDLNKNFPPDVSVFTTRSLTPGRLFLTCMATGFYPKDITMNIREKQIQLPLQELSSGVRPNNDGTYQLRKTVEIPDSNKEDYECYVDHMTLKKTMKETGVSVTERPPSTGNTVRILQVQSEIHSLYYIYTALSKPVSAPGIHEFTAMGLLDDREIDYYNSQDKVKIPRQDWMKESLTDVYWEKGTQSRKSKEQWFKVNVNILMDRMNHNQSDLHVLQWRHGCEAEKHSDGSVRFVSGVDQYGYDGNDFLSFDLDTMQWVAPVPQAVPTKRKWDDVPILNMYTKGYLEKECVYWLSKFLTYGKEDLNKNLPPDVSVFTTRSLTPGRLFLTCMATGFYPKDITMNIREKQIQLPLQELSSGVRPNNDGTYQLRKTVEIPDSNKEDYECYVDHMTLKKTMRIDKETLTDSSDGAQTGLSADNHGREM; encoded by the exons ATGGCAATATTTACCCGGTTTATCTGTCTCTTCTGTCCGATTTTCGCGCTCTGCATTCTGCAAGTTCAGAgtg AAATACACTCTCTCTATTACATATACACCGCCCTCTCCAAACCTGTCTCTGTACCTGGAATCCATGAGTTCACTGCTATGGGTCTGCTtgatgacagagagattgaCTACTACAACAGTCAGGACAAAGTCAAGATACCAAGACAagagtggatgagagagagtctgacagcTGACTACTGGGAGAAAGGCACTCAGTCACGAAAGAGTAAAGAGCAGTGGTTTAAAGTCAATGTCAATATTCTGATGGATCGTATGAACCACAATCAGTCTG aTCTTCATGTTCTTCAGTGGAGACACGGCTGTGAGGCTGAGAGACACTCTGATGGATCAGTAAGATTTGTGAGAGGTGTTGACCAGTATGGCTACGATGGTAATGACTTCCTGTCCTTTGACTTGGACACTATGCAGTGGGTGGCCCCAGTTCCTCAGGCCGTTCCCACCAAAAGGAAGTGGGATGATGTGCCCATTCTCAACATGTACACTAAGGGTTACCttgagaaggagtgtgtgtacTGGCTCTCCAAGTTCCTGACTTATGGTAAAGAGGACCTAAATAAGAACT TTCCACCGGatgtttctgtatttacaaCGAGATCCCTAACACCAGGCCGGCTGTTTCTGACCTGTATGGCCACCGGTTTCTATCCCAAAGACATAACCATgaacatcagagagaaacaaattcAATTACCTTTACAAGAACTGTCTTCAGGAGTCAGACCGAACAATGATGGAACCTACCAGCTGAGGAAGACTGTGGAGATCCCTGATTCTAATAAAGAAGATTATGAGTGTTATGTAGATCACATGAccctgaaaaaaacaatga agGAAACTGGAGTCTCTGTGACTGAGCGCCCTCCCAGCACTGGGAACACTG TTCGCATTCTGCAAGTTCAGAGTG AAATACACTCTCTCTATTACATATACACCGCCCTCTCCAAACCTGTCTCTGCACCTGGAATCCATGAGTTCACTGCTATGGGCCTGCTtgatgacagagagattgaCTACTACAACAGTCAGGACAAAGTCAAGATACCAAGACAAGACTGGATGAAAGAGAGTCTGACAGATGTCTACTGGGAGAAAGGCACTCAGTCACGAAAGAGTAAAGAACAGTGGTTTAAAGTCAACGTCAACATTCTGATGGATCGTATGAACCACAATCAGTCTG aTCTTCATGTTCTTCAGTGGAGACACGGCTGTGAGGCTGAGAAACACTCTGATGGATCAGTAAGATTTGTGAGTGGTGTTGACCAGTATGGCTACGATGGTAATGACTTCCTGTCCTTTGACTTGGACACTATGCAGTGGGTGGCCCCAGTTCCTCAGGCCGTTCCCACCAAAAGGAAGTGGGATGATGTGCCCATTCTCAACATGTACACTAAGGGTTACCttgagaaggagtgtgtgtacTGGCTCTCCAAGTTCCTGACTTATGGTAAAGAGGACCTAAATAAGAACC TTCCACCGGatgtttctgtatttacaaCGAGATCCCTAACACCAGGCCGGCTGTTTCTGACCTGTATGGCCACCGGTTTCTATCCCAAAGACATAACCATgaacatcagagagaaacaaattcAATTACCTTTACAAGAACTGTCTTCAGGAGTCAGACCGAACAATGATGGAACCTACCAGCTGAGGAAGACTGTGGAGATCCCTGATTCTAATAAAGAAGATTATGAGTGTTATGTAGATCACATGAccctgaaaaaaacaatga GGATTGATAAAGAGACACTAACTGACTCTAGTGATGGTGCACAGACTGGACTGAGTGCTGATAACCATGGACG AGAGATGTGA